The Coffea arabica cultivar ET-39 chromosome 4e, Coffea Arabica ET-39 HiFi, whole genome shotgun sequence genome includes a window with the following:
- the LOC113741561 gene encoding uncharacterized protein, which produces MSNSGGSSSTSSSSSSSSSSPVGRREKEKEGRPRQFDAKAKALCWSRADIVPGRHPERWRKDAAGNIVCKRFCNCSGCLCFEYDHIIPFSKGGESVADNCQILQTRVNRFKADKDEVDKTRLQGYSCDINFTDKELDIIEMAVYGDVIRPGNQCRCRTVAEMLGKYKSKDSTAACKLPQS; this is translated from the exons ATGAGTAATTCTGGTGGGAGTTCAtcaacatcatcatcatcatcatcatcatcatcatcgccTGTGGGGCgcagagagaaggaaaaagaagggaGACCAAGGCAATTTGATGCAAAGGCAAAGGCTTTGTGCTGGAGCAGAGCAGATATAGTACCCGGCCGGCACCCTGAGCGGTGGCGCAAAGATGCTGCTGGCAACATTGTCTGCAAACGATTCTGCAACTGCTCTGGGTGCCTCTGCTTTGAGTACGACCACATCATCCCCTTCTCCAAAG GTGGCGAATCAGTGGCGGATAATTGCCAGATACTTCAGACTAGGGTAAACAGGTTTAAAGCAGATAAGGATGAAGTTGATAAAACTAGGTTGCAAGGTTACTCTTGTGATATTAACTTTACTG ATAAGGAGCTTGATATCATTGAGATGGCTGTTTATGGTGATGTCATCCGGCCTGGAAACCAATGCCGCTGCAGAACTGTTGCTGAGATGCTTGGTAAATACAAGTCAAAAGACAGTACAGCTGCCTGCAAGTTGCCACAATCATAA